atgagtatatataaagtatataaataccaactgctcaaataagttttccaacttttccaaaataccagaattctagcaaaatacatttttaaagaactttttgaaacataaattcatcataaagtCGATGTCAAAATAAGcgataatataaaaaccattctcaaatccatgcTCTGAAAACTCTCCCGAGCTTAGCCGTAGTCGCGACTAGGGTTGGGAGCCGCAGTCTTCGTAACCTTGAgcgttggcccatcggtcccgtgtggtgactccgggatcGATGTATCATCGAtcgagggctctacgctcccgcTGATCACGACAAATCAACGCCCAGGTCCGCGCGCCGCCTCTAAAGGCGGCGGTGGGAACCcactctgcgatgagtcggggctttagccgccgtcaccatcgaaaccaacatgtagatcaCGGCAACAATACTAgttgtataaatcataacatatggtccttatccgggacgAACATTCGCGATGCGATACATGCATATCCGAGTAAAGTCCAAATACtgaaaataccattcctatgcggGAATGAAAACCCgatcccacaaatattgtcgggtaaaatattttaataccgCAGcgtgatttcacaaatcattccaaaatcaaagcatatataaccatccaaaaataaattcatgagccgaataattaaatcacatatacatgtatttatactatttataaatcacgtataattatacaaaaattgatgtatcaatacgattgtcgggagaacatcaacggcaaataaatatacgtatactctcaacattatacgccaaattaaacatgataaaaagaaatacttaaacaattattttcaaaatactagccattaaataattatttcaaaaataataataattaatcaattatttaaaataatagccactaccaactcactcaggtgtccttgggttccttgctagacacgGAACTCCCTCCCAGGCTGAACAACAgctatgagaataatataataaaaataaataatatatttaaactcaaaagaaaatacaaaaaaataataatcgatTCTACATTGGGCCCCActtcactccaatcggttaaaaatccGACATTGCATAATCAAAGCTGGCTTGATTGTACTTTAAAACCAAACTCGATTTAGACTAAACACGGTTAAACCGATCTGagaccaatctcaattccattgaaccaagctcaattgcactgaaccaaactcaatcaaactgaaccagcttgaaccaactcaatttttattcaaaatcctttgaaccaacttggttcagtcaaaaccataacccaaatcaactgaaccaaacccaaaccatctcaacctGATTTGATcgagcccaactcaaccaaaattAATTCAACTCAATCGATTCAATGCAACTTGGTTTTGATCCAACTAgattcaacttggctaactcaacgcatttcaatctaaccattatcattaacactctaatcatcataatcatcaatttaattaactcaaaaccaaattttaatctcgGTACTTTACTGATGGTACTCTGATGGTAAAAGCGaaaatctcatctccattttcaaAGCAATTTCATACGTGTTTACTGAAAGTTTTTCAAAAGTAATTTCGATCGAAACGATCATCACGATAATCTAACGTGATTTTTCGACTTAAATCCAGCGTAAACCTCacaaaaacatgttaaattcaAGCATTGTCTACATACATTCTagcataaaatttatatatcattcatCAAAATAACCCTTTACCAAGGGACTCAGTGACTTCTCGTCATCTCTCGGCGATCTCCAAAGTCTTTCTCTTTAAATCTCTCCAAtctctctcatttttcttctttttttttttttaactctcgggttactgtagcaaaatggtggagaagaagatgaacaacactcaagctctagatttttctccaaatttaactttcagccgaaatttacatttagtccctcaaaacataattccttacaaaacagtccctgaaaaactcatgaatggtccctgaattacaaaatagtattctcaaaagatccttttaaattatccaatggtccttggattatagtacaacatttcaaaaagatcccttccatcttacctttcagtccttggatgccagaaacattttatatcaatcctttttctattactctttaaccaaaaaatcttttataaactttcacacttaggtccttgttctttccacttagagtttctccacaaggttactctgtagaaaaatttaCTACTGTAGCTGTAGTATCTgccgaatatatttttccagcgGTGTCAAAGGTTCGAGGGAGTATTACACTCATAGCCAGCATCAcacaccaaaacaaaagaaaaggaggagaataagaaaaaaaaactagatctctccctcttcttaaTCCAAACCAAGATCTATAATAGGAGAAACAAAGAGGCGATGACTAGGATtttgaaacctaaataaaatataaaaataaataaataaataaatttctgtAACTGTGATGCATGGacgattaaataaaataaaaataaaaacgcaTGGCTCACACATAAttaataagtgtttttttttcatatataaagtaaaattcATTTTCagcatatgttttattttggtcatttctTTGGTGCACTAAAAACTACAAAGTTCTTTATTatcttatgaaaaaaataatattgtatctcattaaatattattcatataaataaatgataatactTTCTCTGTCTAATTAAGCAgactaataaattttaatattataaaaatgataacattttaatttttttttagataataccatcaatttctctctctctcgctcaaTTATTGTGCTTGGTCACATGATCCACGATTAACATTTCGTGTGGTAAGAAAATTCCAAGAATGATGATGGAACACAAATTCACACTTTAAAATACTGTTCTTAGATCAACCGCATGATAGAGATATATACATAtggacaaaaaagaaaaaaaagacatcTTGAccatagagctctcaccgagcggtgagagttcgattctcgacTGAGAGTATATTTTTGGGAATTATGAATAGTAGTTGTGTACGAGTGATTTCAGTGCTTACGTGAGCACGGTCTcatccccacttgttccaccgaggcacATGGCGTCGCCCTGGGTCTCAGTGGGTTCGCCCGGCTCCTcttccaagaaaaagaaaaagaaaaagaaagacatcTTAGGCTCTATAAATGCTGAAGGGCTGGTGAGGATGAAAAGCAAAGTGGCCTTCAAAGTTAAAGGCAAAGGCACACACTTGGCCACCTTGACAATGGCACAAAGTGCATGTGCCCTTaagtttcttcttcatcatcatcatcttcttcttcttcttatctttcttGCAACACCATTAATATCAGCCACATCTGCAGCCTTTAACAGAAGCAGTTTCCCTTCAGACTTTGTGTTTGGTGGTGTTTCTGCAGCTTACCAAGTACTCATAATCTCTTCCTCACTTTAAACAAATTAGTGATCACATTCAACACATTATTTATTaactcttcatatatatatatatatatgttgttttattACTAATCTCATTTCAGATTGAAGGTGCTTGGAATTTGGATGGCAAAGGTCCTAGCATTTGGGACACCTTCACTCACACCCAACCatgtctctttctctctctgtcttattatatatgtgcatttttttttttgaacaaaatatgtgcattttctttatctatatatgatatatctatatgtatatatacacattttttGTCATGGATAGGGAAAATAGCGGATGGAAAAACAGGAGATGTAGCCATTGATTTTTACCATCGTTACAAGGTTGGTACTATTATACtttttcaacattaatatatttagaaaaaaaattgttggtttATTATCATCCAAGATATTATTATGGGAACTTGTGGATGTAGGATGATGTGAAGCTTTTGAAGAGCTTGAACATGGATGCATTTAGGTTTTCCATCTCTTGGACAAGGATTCTGCCAAGTAAATCATTgctcttatgttttttttttttttattttggttctttAATGAGATGtaattatttctttcatttaatGACTGATGGTGTACGTATATtgtctaaatatataaatggcAGCTGGAAGTCTAAGTGGTGGAATTAATAGGAAGGGCGTTGAGTTTTATAATAATCTCATCAATGAACTCTTAGCTCATGGTAatgttttaaattaagtttttatatgtatatcatTATCCAATCAAatcactcaatatatatatatatatatcggcaGGAATGAAGCCTTATGTTACCATCTTCCATTGGGACACACCACAAGGATTGGAAAGCAAATATGGTGGCTTTTTAAGCCGAAATATTGTGTAAGTGATTACTAAAGCTAATGTTTGAAAAAACGCTTTCCAATGAAATGgttaattaattgaataaaactattatttacaGAGATGATTATCGTGATTTTGCGGAAGTTTGTTTTAAAGAGTTTGGAGATCGAGTAAAGCATTGGATCACGTTCAATGAGCCATATACTTATTGTTCGCGTGCTTATGATATGGGAACATTTGCCCCCGGTAGGTGTTCACCATGGGCTGGAAATTGTACTGCTGGAGACTCTGGACGTGAACCCTACATTGCTGctcataatatattatttgctCATGGTGCAGCAGTCAAAGTATACAGAGAAAAATATCAGGTATGTGTAAGCACAtaattacattaatatatatatatatactctaaaAATCaacctaatttaaaaaaaaaaaatcattgatttttatgttatctTCACTCGTAactaacaaacaaaaagaagagattaaagaatattttgatgtttaaaataaaagttgtaATGATAGGCAAGGCAACGTGATTTTTACAAGGTATAATATTTCAGTATTAAGGGGAAACTAGCTAGAAAATCAAACCCCCAGTAAGTTTTTATAACATTCcatctttattaatttaaaagaagaaaaacccatAAGAatgattgtttcttttatcttttaaatttttagtagtaaaaagcaaaaaattacCCTTGATGATGCACAATAATGATATGTAAATTACCCTGCAATCTATGCAGGCTAAACAAAAAGGTTTAATTGGCATAACACTAGTGACCAACTGGTTCATACCCTACACCACTTCCAAGGCTGATATTCATGCTCAACAAAGATCTCTAGACTTTATGTTTGGATGGTAAGAATCATTTACACAGTTCTACATACATAtcacataaaaactaattaattgatgattaattaattaattaaacttgatGTTTAGGTTCATGGATCCTTTAGCATATGGAAACTATCCTTCAAGCATGAGAATGATTGTGGGAAATCGTTTACCAAAATTTACAAAGCAAGAGTCTGAAATCATCAAAGGATCATATGATTTCATTGGACTTAATTACTACACCACTTGGTATTCTCAGAGTGTTCCTCCCACTAATTCCTTGGTTAACACAAGTTACTCTACTGATTCTCAAACTAATCAATCAGGTATATATACATTACtgaaataagtttttattttattgttactaTACAAACTTTATGGACTTAATTTTGATGTTCTCCAAAACAGTGACTGGTATTCGTTTGGGAAAGCCTCTTGGTCCTACAGTGagtgatttatttatgaaatatatttgatgttgtatctatttattaatttatttatctgatCATTAAATAGTATTTGATTGAGATAAAGTTGGATCACACTACAGGCAGCTTCAGGTTGGCTCTTCGTCTACCCACCAGGGATAAGAAATCTTTTGTTGTATATCAAGGATAAATACAACAACCCTTTGATATATATCACAGAAAATGGTTAGTTTTTATTAAGAGAAATTAAGAAATTGATtgagaaaaattaattacaaacaaattaattattttttcacttgATTTTTAGGTGttgatgataataatatcaAGGATTTACCACTTAAGGATGCCTTAGAAGACAATGTTCGGGTTCTCTATTACTACCAACATCTTCGATATCTACAAAGCGCAATCAAGTATGCTAAATTTAAATGCATTTAAGTTTTGTTAGTGTATTATTtgtcattataattaattaaaattttctttacaGGAAAGgctcaaatgtaaaagcatattTTGCTTGGGCATTTTTGGATGATTTCGAATGGGATGCTGGCTTCACTGTTCGGTTTGGTCTcacttttattgattataatgaTAATTTAAAGAGATATCCAAAGAAGTCGGCTCTTTGGTTCCATCAATTTCTTAAGAAATAAACTTATATATTAGTAAGGAGAGTGTTTCCTTTCACtttgaaatttgaataaaaGTATTGTTGATGTATCActttaattattgaaaatttaataaaattctcTCGCTTTGTTTGTGTGAGtaaaataatcattcattttttttctttctagtgtaataactaattaaataaatatttattaaaattatactcAAAGATAACTTGCTACAAAGATTGTTAGAATGacactcatgtatttttattcggattacaaaaaaaattatcattttctAGTGGCTCTTTGATGCACATGTTATCTGTGGTGCCACCGGACACCGCCCAATTCAAACAAGACATGGGTTGagtgcttttttttattattatttatatatggaaaaaaaaaagacatacaaGTCTTTGTAAATATGTCGCATATGATCATTTaaggaattaaaaatattaactgaTTTTTATAACTTTGctaatctattttttaaaaaattatttttttttaatttcattttaccTTTTCATggccattttgtgcttaattggtGTACTGGGACAAACCATTTTGTGTTAGTTTTTCTGAGCGTTGCATGGGATTGTCTCCTCACCACTCAAGCTTATGGTGCCAATatgtatatcattaaaaaaggaggaatatgtgtgtgtgtgtgtgtgtgagagagagagagagagagagagagagagagagagagagagaattgtaatcataatttattgaatagaaaattaattaaaaaagcagCAGATGCGGTGGATGTGGTCAAGTAAGGATGCATGGTACGTGGTCTAGATGATCACTTCTTGAGATGTTGCGCACAAACTGATAGTAAATAGTTTATTAAGcttgtcaaaaaataataataaatttataatataaatttatttattttaaattttgatgtgGTATATGAGTCTTGTAGaagtttaataatattgttgGTAGATATATGCTTTCAATGCATGCATTATCATATTATAACATTACCCATCATTAATCACATATATTTTGACATGTTCGTTA
This portion of the Dioscorea cayenensis subsp. rotundata cultivar TDr96_F1 chromosome 3, TDr96_F1_v2_PseudoChromosome.rev07_lg8_w22 25.fasta, whole genome shotgun sequence genome encodes:
- the LOC120255476 gene encoding beta-glucosidase 13-like isoform X1 — encoded protein: MKSKVAFKVKGKGTHLATLTMAQSACALKFLLHHHHLLLLLIFLATPLISATSAAFNRSSFPSDFVFGGVSAAYQIEGAWNLDGKGPSIWDTFTHTQPWKIADGKTGDVAIDFYHRYKDDVKLLKSLNMDAFRFSISWTRILPTGSLSGGINRKGVEFYNNLINELLAHGMKPYVTIFHWDTPQGLESKYGGFLSRNIVDDYRDFAEVCFKEFGDRVKHWITFNEPYTYCSRAYDMGTFAPGRCSPWAGNCTAGDSGREPYIAAHNILFAHGAAVKVYREKYQAKQKGLIGITLVTNWFIPYTTSKADIHAQQRSLDFMFGWFMDPLAYGNYPSSMRMIVGNRLPKFTKQESEIIKGSYDFIGLNYYTTWYSQSVPPTNSLVNTSYSTDSQTNQSVTGIRLGKPLGPTAASGWLFVYPPGIRNLLLYIKDKYNNPLIYITENGVDDNNIKDLPLKDALEDNVRVLYYYQHLRYLQSAIKKGSNVKAYFAWAFLDDFEWDAGFTVRFGLTFIDYNDNLKRYPKKSALWFHQFLKK
- the LOC120255476 gene encoding beta-glucosidase 13-like isoform X2; protein product: MKSKVAFKVKGKGTHLATLTMAQSACALKFLLHHHHLLLLLIFLATPLISATSAAFNRSSFPSDFVFGGVSAAYQIEGAWNLDGKGPSIWDTFTHTQPWKIADGKTGDVAIDFYHRYKDDVKLLKSLNMDAFRFSISWTRILPTGSLSGGINRKGVEFYNNLINELLAHGMKPYVTIFHWDTPQGLESKYGGFLSRNIVDDYRDFAEVCFKEFGDRVKHWITFNEPYTYCSRAYDMGTFAPGRCSPWAGNCTAGDSGREPYIAAHNILFAHGAAVKVYREKYQAKQKGLIGITLVTNWFIPYTTSKADIHAQQRSLDFMFGWFMDPLAYGNYPSSMRMIVGNRLPKFTKQESEIIKGSYDFIGLNYYTTWYSQSVPPTNSLVNTSYSTDSQTNQSVTGIRLGKPLGPTLDHTTGSFRLALRLPTRDKKSFVVYQG